Proteins co-encoded in one Polaromonas vacuolata genomic window:
- the urtA gene encoding urea ABC transporter substrate-binding protein: MKQFNRRQIVKTASSLFVIGATAGSVTRALAQDTIKLGLLHSLSGTIAIAEASLVDAEKMAIEEINAAGGVMGKKIEVVIEDGASENSVFAEKARKLIERDKVAAIIGCYTSASRKAVLPVLNQTKGLLFYPTYYEGQEEDKHVFYTSQEATQSVISAINWLVKEKGKSFFLVGSDYIYPRTCNKIAKPTIAKAGGKVLGEEYAPLGHTEFSSIINKIKAAKPDVIYSTVVGGSNVAFYKQLRAAGLDGTKQVLLSTVVSENEIEGIGKDNAAGYYACMGYFQSIKSPANEKFIKAFKAKYGQERVIGDPMECAYNSVYLWKMMVEKAKSFEIDKVVASAAGIELQAPEGVIRVASNHHVAKKVRIGRARPDGQFDIVWESPMIEPNPFPKL; this comes from the coding sequence ATGAAACAATTCAATCGTCGCCAGATCGTTAAGACGGCCAGTTCGCTCTTCGTCATTGGAGCTACAGCCGGATCAGTCACCCGTGCCTTAGCGCAAGACACGATAAAGCTTGGCTTGCTACATTCGCTCTCAGGCACGATCGCCATTGCAGAGGCATCGCTTGTTGACGCAGAAAAAATGGCAATTGAAGAGATCAATGCTGCGGGCGGCGTGATGGGTAAAAAAATTGAAGTTGTAATTGAGGATGGAGCTAGCGAAAACTCGGTGTTTGCAGAAAAGGCGCGTAAGCTGATCGAGCGAGATAAAGTTGCTGCCATCATTGGCTGCTACACCTCAGCCTCACGCAAAGCGGTACTACCCGTTCTAAATCAAACCAAAGGACTGTTGTTCTACCCCACATACTATGAGGGTCAGGAAGAAGACAAGCATGTGTTTTACACATCACAGGAAGCAACTCAGTCGGTAATTTCAGCTATCAATTGGCTGGTTAAGGAAAAGGGTAAATCGTTCTTTTTAGTCGGCTCCGACTATATCTATCCACGTACCTGCAACAAGATCGCTAAGCCTACGATTGCCAAAGCTGGAGGCAAAGTATTAGGCGAGGAATATGCCCCGCTAGGCCACACCGAATTTTCTTCGATCATTAACAAGATTAAGGCTGCTAAACCTGACGTAATCTACAGCACGGTGGTGGGCGGCTCTAACGTAGCGTTCTACAAACAACTGCGCGCCGCAGGCTTAGATGGCACGAAGCAGGTTTTGTTGTCGACCGTGGTGTCAGAAAACGAAATCGAAGGTATCGGCAAGGACAACGCCGCCGGCTATTACGCCTGCATGGGGTATTTCCAAAGTATCAAGTCACCAGCCAACGAAAAATTCATTAAGGCGTTCAAAGCCAAGTACGGGCAGGAGCGCGTTATTGGGGACCCAATGGAATGCGCCTACAACAGTGTGTATTTATGGAAGATGATGGTCGAGAAAGCTAAGTCCTTTGAAATCGACAAGGTTGTTGCCAGTGCGGCGGGTATTGAGTTGCAAGCGCCTGAAGGTGTCATCCGCGTTGCAAGTAACCACCACGTCGCAAAAAAAGTGCGTATCGGCCGTGCACGCCCCGATGGTCAATTCGATATCGTTTGGGAATCTCCAATGATCGAACCAAACCCATTTCCCAAGTTGTAG
- the urtB gene encoding urea ABC transporter permease subunit UrtB: MSFDIAVMQVFNGISLFTILLLMALGLAIVFGLMGVINMAHGELMALGAYMTYVAAKFFEHFAPSWMDVYLFAAIPFAFAVTFGLGYLLERGFIRFFYNRPLDTLLATWGLSLILQQAYRNIFGAQEVSVPLPTWLAGAWEPVIGIQLPLTRLFIVALTAVVAIAVYLLLYQTRWGLKVRAVTQNRAIAGAVGIDTNRVDAMTFALGSGLAGIAGCVFTMIGSTNPGTGQLYIVDSFIVVVFGGVQSLFGTALSAFAIAQSQTWMEFFLSGSMAKATILLLVIVVLYFRPNGLFAVRSRN; this comes from the coding sequence ATGAGTTTTGATATTGCAGTGATGCAGGTGTTCAACGGGATTAGCCTGTTCACCATTTTGTTGCTCATGGCGCTCGGTCTGGCAATCGTATTCGGCCTGATGGGCGTCATCAATATGGCGCATGGCGAATTGATGGCGTTAGGTGCCTACATGACCTACGTTGCTGCAAAATTTTTTGAACACTTTGCACCAAGCTGGATGGACGTCTACCTCTTTGCAGCAATTCCTTTTGCATTTGCAGTGACCTTCGGCTTGGGTTATCTGCTTGAGCGAGGCTTTATACGATTTTTTTACAATCGGCCCTTGGACACACTGCTTGCGACTTGGGGACTAAGCTTAATTCTGCAACAAGCTTATCGCAACATCTTCGGTGCTCAAGAAGTCAGTGTGCCGCTACCTACATGGTTAGCTGGTGCTTGGGAGCCGGTCATAGGTATCCAGTTACCGTTGACACGCCTTTTTATCGTGGCATTGACTGCGGTGGTAGCTATCGCTGTCTACCTGCTGCTCTACCAAACACGTTGGGGTTTAAAGGTGAGGGCTGTTACACAAAACCGTGCAATTGCTGGCGCTGTGGGGATCGATACCAATCGAGTGGACGCCATGACGTTTGCTTTAGGTTCTGGTTTGGCTGGCATCGCCGGTTGCGTCTTCACCATGATCGGATCAACCAACCCCGGAACTGGTCAGTTGTACATCGTCGATTCATTCATTGTTGTTGTTTTTGGCGGAGTTCAAAGCCTCTTTGGAACTGCCCTATCGGCTTTCGCCATAGCTCAGTCGCAGACTTGGATGGAATTCTTTCTAAGTGGTTCCATGGCCAAAGCCACCATTTTGCTTCTGGTGATCGTGGTTCTTTATTTCCGCCCAAATGGGCTTTTTGCTGTGCGCTCAAGGAACTGA
- the urtC gene encoding urea ABC transporter permease subunit UrtC translates to MLNVQRRSDVLAVLLVTLLLAIVLPAWLDSFRLNLIGKYLTFGFVAVGIVLTWGYGGVLSLGQGMFFGMGGYMMAMFLKLEASAPELPDFMVWSSVEQLPAWWQPFHSMGWTLLAILLIPAVIAYVFSYAIFRKRVSGVYFAIVTLSLALTLTVVVVGQQGGTGGANGITDFRTLLGWDILSNTAKKTMYFIEVAAIVLVMVLSLAIVRSRFGKILIAIRDREDRVRFSGYDTAHMKAFVFAVAAVLSSIGGAFYSLQVGLIAPSVIGVVTSVEMVIYAAVGGRLSIPGAVVGALLIGFLKSYLSEMFPESWLYFLGAVFILVVWVMPNGLAGLTDHLPWQRKARAARS, encoded by the coding sequence ATGCTAAATGTACAACGTCGTTCCGATGTTCTCGCGGTACTGCTGGTCACACTACTTCTAGCTATAGTGCTGCCCGCATGGCTAGACTCATTTCGTTTAAATCTGATCGGAAAGTACCTCACATTCGGTTTCGTAGCAGTTGGCATAGTCCTGACCTGGGGGTATGGTGGTGTGCTCAGCTTAGGTCAGGGCATGTTCTTCGGCATGGGTGGCTACATGATGGCAATGTTTCTGAAGCTGGAGGCATCAGCGCCGGAGTTGCCCGACTTCATGGTTTGGAGCAGTGTCGAGCAACTCCCAGCCTGGTGGCAACCGTTTCACTCTATGGGGTGGACATTGCTCGCCATTTTGTTGATCCCTGCGGTGATTGCTTATGTATTTTCTTACGCCATCTTTCGCAAGCGCGTAAGCGGTGTTTACTTTGCAATTGTGACTCTGTCACTCGCACTTACCCTCACTGTGGTGGTGGTAGGTCAGCAAGGTGGTACTGGTGGTGCCAACGGCATCACCGACTTTCGTACGCTATTGGGTTGGGACATACTAAGTAATACGGCTAAAAAAACGATGTACTTTATCGAAGTTGCAGCGATAGTCTTAGTGATGGTGCTCTCTCTGGCCATCGTACGCAGCCGATTCGGCAAGATTTTGATTGCAATAAGAGACCGTGAAGACCGTGTGCGTTTCAGCGGCTACGACACGGCTCATATGAAAGCCTTTGTGTTTGCAGTTGCAGCTGTCCTTTCGTCTATCGGCGGTGCGTTTTACAGCTTGCAAGTCGGACTAATCGCACCCAGCGTGATCGGTGTAGTCACTTCAGTAGAGATGGTCATTTATGCAGCGGTCGGTGGTCGATTATCGATCCCGGGAGCAGTCGTCGGGGCTTTACTAATCGGTTTTCTGAAGTCGTATCTGTCAGAGATGTTTCCTGAAAGCTGGCTTTATTTTCTCGGTGCAGTTTTTATACTTGTGGTCTGGGTTATGCCTAATGGACTCGCAGGTTTGACTGATCACCTGCCATGGCAACGCAAAGCACGGGCTGCACGATCATGA
- the urtD gene encoding urea ABC transporter ATP-binding protein UrtD, producing MLPIPEQVLLVEELTVSFDGFKAVDALSLSVERNELRVIIGPNGAGKTTLLDMICGKTKPTKGRVLFKGLDLTRMSEHQIVRAGVGRKFQTPSVYEDLTVFENFEISLPKMHGLFQSLTFRRTPEARERIHKMAGEVYLSDQLSRRAGQLSHGQKQWLEIGMLLMQEPELLLLDEPVAGMSPREREQTGDLLNRIAQGKSVVVIEHDMDFVKRIAHKVTVLHQGKMLSEGTATEVQSDQRVIDVYLGH from the coding sequence ATGTTGCCTATTCCTGAACAAGTCTTGCTGGTGGAAGAACTCACGGTGTCCTTTGATGGTTTCAAGGCGGTTGATGCATTGAGTCTTTCGGTTGAACGCAACGAGCTACGCGTAATCATCGGTCCAAATGGCGCAGGTAAAACAACGCTACTTGACATGATTTGTGGCAAAACCAAACCAACGAAGGGTCGTGTATTGTTCAAGGGCCTTGATTTGACCCGCATGAGCGAGCATCAAATCGTACGCGCTGGTGTTGGACGGAAATTCCAGACTCCGTCTGTGTATGAAGATCTTACGGTGTTTGAGAACTTCGAAATTTCGTTGCCAAAAATGCATGGTTTGTTTCAGTCACTTACCTTTCGCCGAACCCCTGAGGCGCGCGAGCGCATCCACAAGATGGCCGGCGAGGTGTATCTGAGCGATCAGCTAAGCAGACGCGCTGGTCAGCTCAGTCATGGGCAAAAGCAATGGTTAGAAATTGGCATGTTGCTAATGCAGGAACCTGAACTTTTACTGTTGGACGAGCCGGTGGCGGGCATGAGCCCGCGCGAACGTGAACAAACCGGCGATTTGCTCAACCGAATTGCTCAAGGCAAATCGGTTGTCGTGATCGAACACGACATGGATTTTGTCAAGCGCATTGCTCACAAGGTTACGGTGTTGCATCAGGGCAAGATGCTCAGCGAAGGCACCGCCACCGAAGTCCAATCCGACCAACGCGTTATTGATGTTTATCTTGGTCATTGA
- the urtE gene encoding urea ABC transporter ATP-binding subunit UrtE yields MFEVSQLNVAYSESHVIHDVSLVVGANDSVAVMGRNGMGKTTLLKSLIGLLPTRSGSIRLNGHELAGLPSYERVKQGLAFVPQGRMVFPLLTVEQNILTGAEHSGHRTVPDYLYHFFPVLQDMKYRKGGNLSGGQQQMLAIARALISDPKVLILDEPTEGLQPSIIKELAQTLNVLRAERGFAIVISEQVLSFALDLADRFLVIDRGRIVHDELRAGLDQEKVRSFLTV; encoded by the coding sequence ATGTTTGAAGTATCACAACTCAACGTCGCTTACAGTGAATCCCATGTGATTCATGATGTTTCACTGGTGGTTGGCGCCAACGACTCTGTTGCCGTGATGGGACGAAACGGTATGGGCAAAACGACTTTACTTAAGTCGTTGATTGGATTGCTGCCTACGCGTTCCGGCAGCATTCGCCTAAACGGTCATGAATTGGCCGGCCTGCCCAGCTACGAGCGCGTGAAGCAGGGACTGGCCTTTGTGCCTCAGGGGCGCATGGTGTTTCCCTTACTGACAGTAGAGCAAAATATTCTTACGGGCGCCGAGCACTCAGGCCACCGCACTGTACCCGATTACCTTTACCATTTTTTCCCGGTGCTTCAAGATATGAAATACCGCAAGGGCGGTAACTTATCGGGTGGTCAGCAACAGATGCTAGCCATCGCACGCGCGCTAATCTCAGATCCCAAGGTCTTGATCCTTGACGAACCAACCGAAGGCCTCCAGCCTTCGATCATCAAGGAACTGGCTCAAACGCTCAACGTGCTGCGCGCGGAGCGCGGCTTCGCCATCGTCATATCCGAGCAGGTACTGAGCTTTGCGCTCGACTTGGCGGACCGGTTTCTAGTCATTGACCGTGGGCGCATAGTGCACGACGAGTTGCGCGCCGGCCTTGATCAGGAGAAGGTCAGGTCTTTCCTGACCGTTTGA